The Mesorhizobium sp. M1D.F.Ca.ET.043.01.1.1 genome contains a region encoding:
- the xth gene encoding exodeoxyribonuclease III: MTRIATFNVNGVNGRLPVLLKWLGQTSYDVICLQELKTSDDKFPIEAIRDAGYGAIWHGQKSYNGVAILARGRDPLERRRGLPGDPDDTHSRYLEAEIDDLVVGCIYLPNGNPAPGPKFDYKLRWFERLVTYSKSLLGDRTVLCGDFNVVPTEIDAVVPARWLGDAVFFPESRNVYARMLSLGWVDAMRRIHPGKGIYTYWNFSYRGGYDRSSGLRMDHLLVSLSLAETIRNAGVDVETRGWERPSDHAPAWIDIG, from the coding sequence GTGACCCGGATCGCGACATTCAACGTCAATGGTGTCAACGGCCGCCTGCCGGTGCTCCTGAAGTGGCTTGGCCAGACCAGCTACGACGTGATTTGCCTGCAGGAATTGAAAACCTCTGACGACAAATTTCCGATTGAGGCGATCCGGGACGCCGGATACGGCGCTATATGGCATGGCCAGAAATCCTACAACGGCGTGGCGATACTGGCGCGCGGGAGGGATCCGCTCGAGCGCCGCCGCGGCTTGCCTGGCGATCCGGACGACACGCACAGCCGCTATCTCGAAGCGGAGATCGATGACCTAGTCGTCGGCTGCATTTACCTGCCCAACGGCAATCCCGCGCCAGGCCCCAAGTTCGATTACAAGCTCCGCTGGTTCGAACGTCTCGTCACCTATAGCAAATCGCTGCTGGGTGATCGCACCGTGCTCTGTGGTGACTTTAACGTCGTCCCAACCGAGATCGACGCCGTAGTGCCGGCGCGCTGGCTGGGCGACGCCGTCTTCTTTCCGGAAAGCAGGAACGTCTACGCTCGCATGCTGAGCCTGGGCTGGGTGGATGCGATGCGACGGATCCACCCGGGCAAGGGCATCTATACCTATTGGAACTTCTCCTATCGCGGCGGCTACGATCGAAGCTCCGGCTTGCGGATGGATCATTTGCTTGTAAGCCTATCACTGGCGGAGACCATTCGAAATGCTGGCGTCGATGTCGAGACACGTGGCTGGGAAAGGCCGAGTGACCACGCACCCGCCTGGATCGACATAGGCTGA
- a CDS encoding C45 family peptidase, whose protein sequence is MSHDAGRRLSFIDVSGSPYDVGAALGRFGRAALNDHFQTSAAWRELNARRADPRIGMMATIVRERFPRYWAELQGLAAGLELAFDDVFLWNCRGDIWAMAPDGCTTVQLPGSPHVIGHNEDGDPDFAGHCGLAHIASEGGNQFTAFVYPGSLPGHTFAATSAKLVQTVNNTRPLAGGAGAPRMVLARAVLDAPDLDAALALLKSVPRAGAFHLTLAQAGDERLLSVEFTAQALSVDRVEAARVHSNHLIHADTGRMSQIVTGSSGVRQRRGEALLDQTPQSEPQRRALGILWDAADPELPIYRTDPADSDVENTLASVVFRVGADKVEWAVYDAAHEAARFDMQDGLVPVAG, encoded by the coding sequence ATGTCGCATGACGCCGGCCGCCGGCTTTCCTTCATCGATGTCTCGGGGTCGCCCTACGACGTCGGGGCCGCTCTCGGGCGCTTCGGCAGAGCGGCGCTCAATGACCATTTCCAGACGTCCGCCGCATGGCGCGAGCTCAACGCTCGGCGCGCCGATCCGCGCATTGGCATGATGGCGACGATCGTGCGGGAGCGGTTCCCCCGATACTGGGCCGAACTGCAGGGCCTCGCCGCCGGGCTTGAATTGGCTTTCGACGACGTCTTCCTGTGGAACTGCCGCGGCGACATCTGGGCAATGGCGCCCGATGGCTGCACGACGGTGCAATTGCCCGGCTCGCCGCATGTCATCGGTCACAATGAGGACGGCGACCCGGATTTCGCCGGCCATTGCGGGCTGGCGCATATCGCTTCCGAAGGCGGCAATCAATTCACCGCCTTCGTCTATCCCGGCTCGCTGCCCGGCCACACATTCGCTGCCACGTCGGCGAAGCTGGTGCAGACGGTCAACAACACCAGGCCGCTGGCTGGCGGCGCCGGGGCGCCGCGCATGGTGCTGGCGCGCGCCGTCCTCGACGCGCCGGACCTCGACGCGGCGCTGGCGCTGCTCAAATCGGTGCCGCGCGCCGGCGCCTTTCACCTGACCCTGGCGCAGGCCGGCGATGAGCGGCTGCTCAGCGTCGAGTTCACCGCGCAAGCGCTGTCGGTCGATCGCGTCGAGGCGGCGCGTGTCCATTCGAACCACCTGATCCATGCCGACACCGGGCGCATGTCGCAGATCGTCACCGGTTCGTCCGGCGTACGCCAACGACGAGGCGAAGCGCTGCTGGACCAGACGCCTCAGTCCGAGCCGCAACGCCGCGCGCTCGGCATCTTGTGGGACGCGGCCGACCCGGAGCTGCCGATCTACCGCACGGACCCGGCCGACAGTGATGTCGAGAACACGCTTGCCAGCGTCGTCTTCCGCGTCGGGGCTGACAAGGTCGAGTGGGCTGTCTACGATGCTGCACACGAAGCAGCGCGCTTCGACATGCAGGATGGGCTGGTCCCTGTCGCGGGGTGA
- a CDS encoding MurR/RpiR family transcriptional regulator, whose product MPEEAVAEPPRTIEELRTLALSVGRDQAGFSLGSKAHDVFAKLVEAPEQSAVRTISELADQFGINPSTLTRLAKRLGFEGFSDFQAVFRKAIADDQQYFYSRQAGRLMTTPSPGGAEVEVFERLARETATNVDGFLGQLDAASLKGATALLTGARRVRVHGVRQFHSLASFLTYCLGMVRSDVALLDAPRLGVAEALSQLEPGDVVITASCAPYTRSVAEVGRIAAANGQKVIAITDSRSSPLVPPAQHAFFIPHASSFYSNSMGAYVVFCEALLNLVARELGDKALNSLAGRERLIAEMNIEIG is encoded by the coding sequence ATGCCAGAGGAAGCCGTTGCGGAGCCGCCGCGCACCATCGAGGAGCTGAGGACGTTGGCGCTCTCGGTCGGCCGCGACCAAGCGGGCTTTTCCCTCGGCTCCAAGGCGCATGACGTTTTCGCCAAGCTGGTCGAGGCGCCCGAACAGTCCGCCGTCCGCACGATATCGGAACTCGCCGATCAGTTCGGCATCAATCCGTCGACGCTGACCAGGCTGGCGAAGCGTCTCGGCTTCGAAGGTTTCAGCGATTTCCAAGCCGTCTTCCGCAAGGCGATCGCCGACGACCAGCAATATTTCTACAGCCGCCAGGCCGGAAGGCTGATGACGACGCCGTCGCCAGGCGGCGCCGAGGTTGAGGTCTTCGAACGGCTGGCACGCGAAACGGCGACGAATGTCGACGGCTTCCTCGGCCAGTTGGACGCCGCGTCGCTGAAGGGCGCGACCGCGCTGCTGACCGGCGCACGCCGCGTGCGGGTGCACGGCGTCCGCCAGTTCCACTCGCTTGCGAGCTTCCTCACCTATTGCCTGGGCATGGTACGCTCGGACGTGGCGCTGCTCGATGCGCCTCGGCTCGGCGTCGCCGAGGCGCTATCGCAGCTCGAGCCGGGTGACGTCGTCATCACGGCCAGTTGCGCGCCCTATACGCGCAGCGTCGCCGAGGTTGGCCGCATCGCTGCGGCAAACGGCCAGAAGGTGATCGCGATCACCGACTCGCGATCCTCGCCACTTGTTCCCCCAGCCCAGCATGCGTTTTTCATCCCGCATGCTAGCAGCTTCTATTCGAACAGCATGGGCGCCTATGTCGTGTTTTGCGAAGCGCTGCTCAACCTCGTCGCCCGCGAGCTTGGCGACAAGGCGCTGAACTCACTGGCCGGACGCGAGCGGCTGATTGCTGAGATGAACATCGAGATCGGCTGA
- a CDS encoding aspartate aminotransferase family protein, with amino-acid sequence MTHILHRQINATLPVASGGKGIELFDSNGRAYIDASGGAAVSCLGHGHPDVIAAMHRQADTLAYAHTSFFTSDVAEALADRLVADAPAGISHAYFVSGGSEAVEAALKMARQYFVEIGQPQRRNIIARKQSYHGNTLGALATGGNEWRRAQFRPLLIETHHIDPCFAYRFQEAGETDEDYAARAAQALEDKIIALGPETVMAFVAETVVGATAGAVPPVADYLRRVRKICDRHGVLLILDEVMCGMGRTGTLHACEQDGVAPDLMTVAKGLGGGYQPIGAVLLSRKIFDAFANGSGLFQHGHTYICHPMACAAALAVQDVIARDRLLDNVKAMGAHLARRLGERFGNHPHIGDIRGRGLFMGVELVEDPSTKQPFDPKRKLHARIKKAAMANGLLVYPMGGTIDGANGDHVLLAPPFICDVAAIDAIVERLGEAVDQALP; translated from the coding sequence ATGACCCATATCCTGCATCGCCAGATCAACGCCACGCTCCCCGTCGCGAGTGGCGGCAAGGGCATCGAGCTCTTCGACAGCAACGGGCGCGCCTATATCGACGCGTCTGGTGGCGCTGCTGTTTCCTGTCTCGGCCACGGCCATCCCGATGTCATCGCCGCCATGCATCGGCAGGCCGACACGCTGGCCTATGCCCACACCAGCTTCTTCACCAGCGACGTTGCCGAAGCACTCGCCGACCGGCTGGTCGCCGACGCGCCGGCCGGCATCAGCCATGCCTATTTCGTCTCCGGTGGCTCGGAGGCGGTCGAGGCGGCGCTCAAGATGGCGCGGCAATATTTTGTCGAGATCGGCCAGCCGCAGCGCCGCAACATCATCGCACGCAAGCAGAGCTATCATGGCAACACGCTCGGCGCTCTCGCGACCGGCGGCAATGAATGGCGGCGCGCCCAGTTCCGGCCGCTGCTCATCGAAACCCATCACATCGACCCATGCTTCGCCTATCGTTTCCAGGAAGCCGGGGAGACGGATGAAGACTATGCCGCGCGCGCGGCGCAGGCGCTGGAAGACAAGATCATCGCGCTCGGACCGGAGACGGTCATGGCCTTCGTTGCCGAAACGGTGGTGGGCGCGACGGCCGGCGCGGTGCCGCCGGTGGCAGACTATTTGCGCCGCGTCCGCAAGATTTGCGATCGCCATGGCGTGCTCCTGATCCTCGACGAAGTGATGTGCGGCATGGGCCGCACCGGCACGTTGCACGCCTGCGAGCAGGATGGCGTCGCTCCCGACCTGATGACAGTCGCCAAGGGGCTGGGCGGCGGCTATCAGCCGATCGGTGCAGTGCTGCTCAGCCGAAAGATCTTCGACGCCTTCGCGAATGGTTCGGGCCTCTTCCAGCATGGCCACACCTATATCTGCCATCCGATGGCCTGCGCCGCGGCACTCGCCGTTCAGGACGTCATCGCCCGCGACAGGCTGCTCGACAATGTGAAGGCGATGGGCGCGCATCTGGCGCGCAGGCTCGGCGAGCGCTTCGGCAACCATCCCCATATCGGCGATATTCGCGGGCGCGGCCTGTTCATGGGCGTCGAGCTTGTCGAGGACCCTTCGACCAAGCAGCCTTTCGATCCGAAGCGCAAGCTGCATGCGCGCATCAAGAAGGCGGCCATGGCAAACGGTCTTCTCGTCTACCCGATGGGCGGCACGATCGATGGCGCCAACGGCGACCATGTGCTCCTGGCGCCGCCCTTCATCTGCGACGTTGCCGCCATCGACGCGATCGTCGAGCGTCTCGGCGAAGCCGTCGATCAAGCTTTGCCCTGA
- a CDS encoding 3-keto-5-aminohexanoate cleavage protein — protein MPNQNRVAIAVAPNGGRRTKADHPALPITPDELADVAAASLDAGAAMIHVHVRDRDGHHLLDAEVYRAATAAIRASVGDRLVLQITSEALGLYRPEEQMRVVLETQPEAVSLALRELVPDPMHEAGFAAFLETLRVEKVTPQIILYTPEEAIYLAALAGRGLIPFDNLPVLYVLGRYTVGQTSRPADLLPFLAPGIPAARHWMVCAFGSQEAACVTTAALLGGHARVGFENNLLLPDGTLASGNQDLVVATRRAVEACGLTLADADALRSQWSDA, from the coding sequence ATGCCGAACCAAAATCGAGTGGCGATCGCCGTGGCGCCAAATGGCGGCCGGCGCACCAAAGCCGATCACCCGGCCCTGCCGATCACCCCAGATGAGTTGGCTGATGTGGCCGCCGCCTCCCTCGATGCCGGCGCCGCCATGATCCATGTCCATGTCCGCGACCGCGACGGACACCATTTGCTCGACGCCGAGGTCTACCGGGCTGCGACCGCAGCGATCAGGGCCAGCGTCGGCGACAGGCTCGTTCTCCAGATCACCAGCGAGGCGCTGGGCCTCTATCGGCCCGAAGAGCAGATGCGGGTGGTGCTGGAAACGCAGCCAGAGGCGGTTTCGCTTGCCTTGCGCGAACTCGTGCCCGACCCGATGCACGAAGCAGGTTTCGCAGCGTTCCTCGAAACGCTGCGGGTGGAAAAAGTCACGCCGCAGATCATCCTCTATACGCCCGAGGAGGCGATCTATCTCGCGGCGCTCGCGGGTCGCGGCCTGATCCCGTTCGACAATCTGCCGGTTCTCTACGTGCTCGGCCGCTACACGGTCGGGCAGACATCGCGCCCCGCCGACCTGCTGCCGTTCCTGGCGCCTGGCATCCCCGCCGCGAGGCACTGGATGGTGTGTGCCTTCGGCAGCCAGGAGGCGGCATGCGTGACGACCGCGGCGTTGCTTGGGGGGCATGCACGCGTTGGTTTCGAGAACAATCTTCTTCTCCCCGATGGGACGCTGGCTTCCGGAAACCAGGACCTCGTCGTGGCCACAAGGCGGGCAGTCGAAGCCTGCGGGCTGACGCTCGCCGATGCGGACGCGTTGCGAAGCCAGTGGTCGGATGCCTAA
- the glnQ gene encoding glutamine ABC transporter ATP-binding protein GlnQ, which yields MSIVAFNKVTKRFGQVTILDQVDLSIEPGEKVVLIGPSGSGKSTLLRCINALEEINGGDLVVDGISVKSGGRKVRLIRQEAGMVFQQFNLFPQMTALENVAFGPRRVRGETRQEARKQALEMLAKVGLAERAHHYPSELSGGQLQRVAIARALAVKPKLMLFDEPTSALDPELRHEVLRVMQALAEEGMTMIVVTHEMAFARKVGTRLIFMEGGKIAVDGEPRELLANPQNPRLKEFLQHVA from the coding sequence GTGAGCATCGTGGCGTTCAACAAGGTCACCAAGCGCTTCGGCCAGGTCACCATCCTCGATCAGGTCGATCTGTCGATCGAGCCCGGCGAGAAGGTGGTGCTGATCGGCCCCTCCGGCTCCGGCAAGTCGACGCTGCTTCGCTGCATCAACGCGCTGGAGGAGATCAATGGCGGCGACCTCGTCGTTGACGGCATCAGCGTCAAATCCGGCGGCCGCAAGGTCCGCCTGATCCGCCAGGAAGCCGGCATGGTCTTCCAGCAGTTCAACCTGTTTCCGCAGATGACGGCGCTGGAAAACGTCGCCTTCGGTCCGCGCCGCGTGCGTGGCGAGACGCGACAGGAGGCACGCAAGCAGGCCCTGGAGATGCTGGCCAAGGTCGGTCTTGCCGAACGGGCGCATCACTATCCGAGCGAGCTTTCGGGCGGCCAGCTGCAACGCGTCGCCATTGCGCGCGCGCTTGCCGTCAAGCCGAAGCTGATGCTGTTCGACGAGCCGACCTCGGCGCTCGATCCTGAACTAAGGCACGAGGTGCTGCGCGTGATGCAGGCGCTGGCCGAGGAAGGCATGACGATGATCGTCGTCACCCATGAGATGGCCTTTGCCCGCAAGGTCGGGACCAGGCTGATCTTCATGGAAGGCGGCAAGATCGCTGTTGACGGAGAACCGCGGGAGCTGCTTGCAAACCCGCAAAATCCTCGCTTGAAAGAGTTTCTGCAGCATGTCGCATGA
- a CDS encoding thermonuclease family protein, producing the protein MDRFRHSIRSNQWRERTGANRSRTRRWAGVPRRLIFVTVAAAGALVGQTAMKHSDDPLDISISNLLGPKPRPIVGVASVIDGDTIEIHGQRIRFNAIDAPESRQYCDDAKGFEYPCGRQSTEALDAFLASSRPVQCTFVTWDRYHRFVGDCRRADGASAAAWMVEHGQAVDWPRYSHGAYAPQQAKAEAAKVGLWVGNFQAPWEWRASHAEGAAPRSQPLGIVSRRLVAQSGYSCVLPRYCSQISSCDEAQWYLHNCSWGRKLDRDGDGVACETLC; encoded by the coding sequence TTGGATAGGTTTCGTCACAGCATCCGTTCTAACCAGTGGCGCGAGCGCACCGGCGCCAACCGCTCGCGCACCCGACGATGGGCAGGCGTGCCGCGACGGCTGATCTTCGTGACTGTCGCCGCAGCCGGCGCGCTGGTCGGACAAACGGCGATGAAGCACAGCGACGACCCGCTGGATATCAGCATCTCGAATTTGCTCGGCCCAAAACCGCGGCCGATCGTCGGCGTCGCATCCGTCATCGACGGAGACACGATCGAGATCCATGGGCAGCGCATCCGTTTCAACGCCATCGACGCGCCGGAGAGCCGGCAATATTGCGACGACGCCAAAGGCTTCGAATATCCCTGCGGCCGCCAATCGACCGAAGCGCTGGACGCTTTCCTGGCTTCCTCGAGACCGGTGCAATGCACGTTCGTGACCTGGGATCGCTATCACCGCTTCGTCGGCGATTGCCGGCGCGCCGACGGTGCAAGCGCGGCAGCATGGATGGTCGAGCACGGCCAAGCGGTCGATTGGCCGCGCTACAGCCACGGCGCCTATGCGCCGCAGCAGGCCAAGGCGGAAGCGGCCAAGGTCGGTCTGTGGGTCGGCAACTTTCAAGCGCCCTGGGAATGGCGAGCGTCGCACGCCGAGGGCGCGGCGCCGCGGAGCCAGCCGCTCGGCATCGTCAGCCGCCGGTTGGTCGCGCAAAGCGGCTACTCATGCGTGCTGCCGCGGTACTGCTCGCAAATCAGCTCGTGCGACGAAGCCCAGTGGTATCTGCACAACTGCTCCTGGGGCCGGAAGCTGGATCGGGATGGCGACGGCGTAGCGTGCGAAACGCTTTGCTAG
- the glnP gene encoding glutamine ABC transporter permease GlnP: MDFDWSVIWQALPELLKGARLTVLIALAGLAGGLVIGFAAGLARAYGNVVLNAIAMLYVEIIRGTPIIVQVMFIYFALPILADVRINPLAAAIMAIIINAGAYIAEIVRGAFLSVHRGLREAGLALGLPFWKVLFYIIGPLAFRRMIPALGNQFIVSLKDTSLFIVIGVGELTRQGQEIMAANFRAVEIWSAVAMFYLIMTGTLTLILRLTEKRMRIL, encoded by the coding sequence ATGGATTTCGACTGGTCCGTCATCTGGCAGGCACTGCCCGAGCTGCTGAAGGGTGCCCGCCTCACCGTCTTGATCGCGCTCGCCGGGCTTGCCGGCGGCCTTGTCATCGGCTTCGCCGCCGGGCTGGCGCGCGCCTATGGCAACGTCGTGCTCAACGCCATCGCCATGCTCTATGTCGAGATCATTCGCGGCACCCCTATCATCGTGCAGGTGATGTTCATCTATTTCGCGCTGCCGATCCTGGCGGATGTCCGCATCAATCCGCTGGCGGCCGCGATCATGGCGATCATCATCAATGCCGGCGCCTATATCGCCGAGATCGTGCGCGGCGCCTTTCTTTCCGTCCATCGCGGCTTGCGCGAGGCCGGCCTGGCCCTCGGCCTGCCGTTCTGGAAGGTGCTTTTCTACATCATCGGCCCGCTCGCCTTCCGTCGCATGATCCCAGCGCTGGGCAACCAGTTCATCGTCAGCCTGAAGGATACTTCGCTGTTCATCGTCATCGGCGTCGGCGAGCTCACCCGGCAAGGCCAGGAAATCATGGCGGCCAACTTCCGCGCCGTCGAGATCTGGTCGGCCGTGGCGATGTTCTACCTGATCATGACCGGCACGCTTACGCTCATCCTGCGGCTGACCGAAAAGAGGATGCGCATCCTGTGA
- a CDS encoding MurR/RpiR family transcriptional regulator translates to MTRAPLTDAIVEAFDSLPSQLQDAARYLLENPEDVALLSMREQARRAGLQPWTMVRLAKRLGFDGYEPLRSLYANAMRQGELGFAGKAGVQLARQSEVGDRALAGEMVRSLSEQIAWLGEPEQLDTLAAAAERLYAACRIFCLGLRSSHPVVAHFSYVMSFLGEKAVMLDGASGAGTDAIRLATSEDVLFVVSVAPYTRLTVDLARRAAAGGVPVIALTDSAVSPLVGLAALSVLVPTESPSFFHAMAPAFVVGEILAALIAGKGGDKALAAIRRTEDQLSQLDIHILPPRGRRKS, encoded by the coding sequence ATGACCCGCGCGCCACTTACCGACGCCATTGTCGAGGCCTTCGACAGCCTGCCCTCGCAGTTGCAGGACGCCGCCCGCTATCTCTTGGAAAATCCCGAGGACGTCGCTCTGCTGTCCATGCGCGAGCAGGCGCGCCGCGCTGGCCTACAGCCCTGGACGATGGTGCGCCTGGCCAAGCGGCTGGGTTTCGACGGCTACGAGCCGCTGCGCTCGCTCTACGCCAATGCCATGCGACAGGGCGAGCTCGGCTTTGCCGGCAAGGCCGGCGTGCAACTGGCGCGGCAAAGCGAGGTCGGCGATCGGGCCTTGGCCGGCGAAATGGTGAGGTCGCTCTCGGAGCAGATCGCATGGCTTGGCGAACCCGAACAGCTCGACACGCTTGCTGCGGCGGCCGAGCGGCTCTACGCAGCATGCCGGATATTCTGCCTAGGGCTGCGCTCCAGCCATCCGGTCGTCGCGCATTTTTCCTATGTCATGTCCTTCCTCGGCGAGAAGGCGGTAATGCTGGACGGCGCATCGGGAGCCGGCACCGACGCCATTCGCCTTGCGACTTCGGAAGACGTCCTGTTCGTGGTCAGCGTCGCTCCCTACACCAGGCTGACCGTCGATCTTGCCCGTCGCGCCGCTGCGGGCGGCGTGCCGGTGATCGCGCTGACCGACAGCGCCGTGTCGCCGCTCGTTGGCCTCGCCGCGCTGTCGGTGCTGGTGCCGACGGAAAGCCCGTCCTTCTTCCATGCCATGGCGCCGGCCTTCGTCGTCGGTGAGATCCTGGCGGCGCTGATCGCCGGCAAGGGCGGGGACAAGGCGCTCGCCGCCATCCGCCGCACCGAGGACCAGCTCTCGCAACTCGACATCCACATCTTGCCGCCGCGCGGCCGGAGGAAATCATGA
- a CDS encoding flavodoxin family protein — MDREPTNAPAPRKGMPSPRLDEAEFKKRYRERFFDPAFRPYDAAINEIAEVAWQAYLDSRKSPITRKAGSEFADSDYDLSVDWLAARDAVLEAQKSYEDETLLPTILIINGSSRSEHTCPGEMSKSYRLAEIAQATIAGETELGTKILDLARLASEYGRNIHPCKACFSTAAPLCHWPCSCYPNYSLGQVQDWMSEIYPLWVAAHGVMIITPVNWYQVSSPVKLMMDRLVCADGGNPDPSLTHGKDAALAKQVELNGWDYPRHLAGRLFSVVVHGDVEGAENVRRSLADWLRFMKLTPAGAHAELDRYIGYWKPYATNHDELDANEDVQEEVRNAARALAEAVSERRAGRLRPIGSSLKNPHPK; from the coding sequence ATGGATAGAGAGCCGACAAACGCGCCCGCGCCGCGCAAGGGCATGCCAAGCCCGAGGTTGGACGAGGCCGAATTCAAGAAGCGATATCGGGAGCGGTTCTTCGATCCGGCCTTTCGACCGTATGACGCCGCAATCAACGAAATAGCAGAGGTTGCATGGCAAGCTTATTTGGATTCCCGCAAGAGCCCGATCACACGCAAGGCCGGATCGGAATTCGCGGATTCCGACTACGATCTTTCTGTCGATTGGCTGGCCGCGCGCGACGCGGTGCTGGAGGCCCAGAAAAGCTACGAGGACGAGACGCTGCTGCCGACCATCCTCATAATAAACGGATCGTCGCGCAGCGAGCACACCTGTCCTGGCGAGATGTCGAAGAGCTATCGCTTGGCCGAGATCGCGCAAGCGACAATCGCGGGCGAGACGGAACTTGGTACCAAAATCCTCGATCTAGCTCGTCTAGCATCGGAATACGGACGCAACATACATCCGTGCAAGGCGTGTTTCTCGACGGCTGCCCCGCTCTGCCATTGGCCGTGCTCCTGCTATCCCAATTACTCACTGGGCCAGGTGCAGGACTGGATGAGCGAAATCTATCCGCTCTGGGTCGCAGCTCACGGCGTGATGATCATCACGCCAGTCAATTGGTATCAGGTCTCATCGCCGGTGAAGTTGATGATGGACCGGCTCGTTTGCGCCGACGGGGGCAACCCCGACCCGTCGCTTACCCACGGCAAGGATGCGGCCCTGGCCAAGCAAGTCGAGCTCAACGGATGGGACTATCCTCGCCATCTCGCTGGCCGGCTCTTCTCGGTGGTCGTCCACGGCGATGTCGAAGGCGCGGAGAATGTGCGCCGGTCGCTCGCCGACTGGCTTCGCTTCATGAAGCTGACGCCGGCGGGCGCGCATGCTGAACTCGATCGCTACATCGGATATTGGAAGCCGTACGCGACCAACCATGATGAGCTGGATGCCAACGAGGACGTGCAGGAAGAGGTGCGCAACGCCGCGCGAGCGTTGGCCGAAGCCGTGAGCGAGCGTAGGGCCGGCCGACTAAGACCGATCGGATCGTCACTCAAGAACCCGCATCCGAAGTGA
- the glnH gene encoding glutamine ABC transporter substrate-binding protein GlnH has translation MKSALASLTAAAAVAATLAFGQPAFADDLIVATDTAFVPFEFKEGDKYVGFDIDLWAAIAKDIGVTYTLQPMDFNGIIPALQTKQVDVGLAGITIKDERKKVIDFSDGYYDSGFLLMVPVDSTIKGPDDLVGKTLAVKTGTSATDYAKEHFKGTELRLFPNSDNAYLEVATGRADAAMHDTPNVLYYIKTNGQGKVKTVGPQMMAQQYGIAFPEGSPLVAKVNASIAKLKTNGTYADIYKKWFGTEPPKS, from the coding sequence ATGAAGTCCGCACTCGCAAGCCTCACCGCCGCCGCGGCCGTCGCGGCAACGCTCGCATTCGGCCAGCCGGCCTTCGCCGACGACCTGATCGTGGCGACCGACACCGCCTTCGTTCCGTTCGAGTTCAAGGAAGGCGACAAATATGTCGGCTTCGACATCGACCTGTGGGCGGCAATCGCCAAGGATATCGGCGTGACCTACACGCTGCAGCCGATGGACTTCAACGGCATCATCCCGGCGCTGCAGACCAAGCAGGTCGATGTCGGACTGGCCGGCATAACCATCAAGGACGAGCGCAAGAAGGTCATCGATTTCTCAGACGGCTATTACGACAGCGGCTTCCTTTTGATGGTGCCGGTCGACAGCACGATCAAAGGTCCCGACGATCTCGTCGGCAAGACGCTTGCCGTGAAGACCGGCACGTCGGCGACCGACTATGCCAAGGAACATTTCAAGGGCACGGAGTTGCGCCTGTTCCCGAACAGCGACAACGCCTATCTCGAGGTCGCGACCGGACGCGCCGACGCCGCCATGCATGACACGCCGAACGTGCTCTACTACATCAAGACCAACGGCCAGGGGAAAGTGAAGACCGTCGGCCCGCAGATGATGGCGCAGCAATATGGCATCGCCTTCCCGGAGGGCAGCCCGCTCGTCGCCAAGGTCAATGCTTCCATTGCCAAACTGAAGACCAACGGCACTTACGCCGACATCTACAAGAAGTGGTTCGGCACCGAGCCGCCGAAGAGCTGA